Genomic segment of Mercurialis annua linkage group LG6, ddMerAnnu1.2, whole genome shotgun sequence:
aaacgtttggatttgtttcgtaaggtttgtaaatgtttggcttaaatcgctaaaaaggtgaaacaattggatttgtttcgtaacgtttgtaaacgtatggcttaaattgctaaaaaagtaaaacgtctagattggtttcgtaacgtttgtaaacgtttggcttaaatcgctaaaaaggtgaaacgtttggatttgtttcgtaacaacttaattgtttggattagttttataacatttgtaaacgtttggcttcaatcattaaaaggtgagatgtttggatttgtgtcttacgttttaaacatttggataggtttcttaacgtttaaaacgtttagatttgtttcgtaacgtttctaaaagttgggcttaaattgctaaaaaggtgaaacgtttggatttatttcataacgtttgtaaacatatggcttaaatcgataaaaatgtgaaacgtttggatttgtttcgtaacgtttgtaaacgtttggcttaaatagctacaaaggagaaacgtttgttttttttgtaacgtttgtatatgtttggcttcaatcgctaaaaatgtgaaacttttggatttgtttcttaacatttgaaacatttagatttgtttcgtaatgtttaaaacgtttggattaatttcttaacgttttaaacttttggcttaaaatgctaaaaaggtgaaacgtttcgatttgtttcgtaacgtttgtcaacgtttggcttaaatcgctaaaaaaggtgaaacgtttggatttctttcgtagcgtttttggtttcgtaacgtttgtaaacgtttgtcttaaatcgctaaaaaaggtggaacatttggattggtttcataatgttttaaacgtttggattagttttaaacttttggcttaaatcgctaaaaagggaaaacgtttggatttgtattataatgtttgtaaaggtttggcttaaatcgctaaaaatttgaaacgtttgacttggtttcgtaacgttttaaatgtttagattagatcgctaaaaaggtgaaacgtttgcatttttttcttagcggcttaaatcgctaaaaaggtgaaaagtttggatttgtttcgtaccatattaaacgtttggattggttttttaacgttttaaacttttggcttatatcactaaaaaggtgaaatgtttggctttgttttgtaacgttttaaacgtttggattcgtttcgaaacgtttgtaaacgtttggcataaattgctaaaaaggggaaacgtttggatttgtttcgtaacgtttgtaaacgtttggcttaaatctctaaaaaggtgaaatgtttggatttgtttcgtaacgtttataaacatttggcatcaatcgctgaaaaggtgaaatgtttggatttgtttcgtaacgtttgtaaacgtttggcttaaatcactaaaaaggggaaacctttgcatttgtttcttaacgtttgtaaacgtttggcttaattcgccaaaaaggcaaaacggttggatttgtttcttgacgtttaagcatttggcttaaatcgctagaaaggggaaacgtttggatttattttgaacgttagtaaatatttggcttaaatcactaaaaatgtgaaacgtttggatttatttcgtaacatctgtGATGGATACGCAGTTGACCCCAATACATATAGTCAAACAAGCGCAGCAGACAGTAGATACCAAACGACTGTCATTAGTCAGTAGACGCAGATCCTAACTGATATGATCTTTGGAATCCGGAAAGATTGGGATTGACCTAATCCCTATTTTCCAGCATGAGtccgaattaaacacaatcacAAGAAGATGACCTTGAGTCGATTACTTGGAGAGGATTCTATATAAATAGAACGAAGACAAAAggtaaaaccctaattcattctcttaaagctacgtcatttatctttaaaccttacaaggtatctgacttaggcatcggagtgtTGTCGGACACAACGTCCGACTCATTCTAACCTGTGTTTGTGATCTAAGGTTGACAAGAGAAGATCCTACCATTCGCAtaaccatcatttggcgccgtctgtgggaaacgaTTGTTCTTTcctaaataaatcaattttggtTCTACGAACTGAAACAAATTCATGGACAACCATGATGAACCACCACCACCTGGAGTCGGAGTTAGAAATAGAGAGATGGTCGGAGGTAACAACCCAACTCTGCTAGCAAGAACAGACGGGATAGTTTTTCCCCTTCACCCACCTCCGACGGGGACTGCGGGAACGACACGTCCTTTGAGGACAAGCTCTGGAATCCCAGTGTGAACTGGAGCCACAAGTGCGGGCATCACACCACCGGTTTCCATACCCGGATCAACAGCAAGATTAATGGGCAGAGGAGCGCAACTACCCGGAACTAATCAGGTATTTCCTCCTTGGAATTATTATACACCACAGAACATGTACTATCCATCGCCCATGTATAAACAAAAAACGGGACGAGCTGGCCGCAGACTTATAGCCTGTGGGGCAGCCAGTATCACGAGGGATATCAAAGACCCACCGCGCCAATTCCTTTTCCGTCCCTAGACGTAGAAGGAACTGTCGCCGCTACAACAGTTGGATACATTCCACCATATGTACCACCAGGAGCCCAGCTACCACCGCTCTATCATGAGGCGGTGATGAAGAGTTTTAACGAGTTCCAAGATAGGTTGATTGGGATCGCGAAGGAGAAGACAGTAGAGGCAAAAAAAGCACCGGCTCAGAGAAGGCAACAATCTGAACCAATCCCAAGAGGATGCGATAAAGATGCGCGGAAAGATAAAGAAACGGCTCCCCGGCGTGTTTTCACTGCACCACTCCCAGGAGACGCAGGAAAGGAAAAGGGAGATGACGCCGCACAGCAAGGCGAAAAAGCAAGAGACGAAGATTCGCGAAGAAGCAGAGAGAATACGTAGACCTGGAGAAGGAAGAAGGGAGAAGCAGACGGAAGGAACGAGACGCAGAAAGCCACTCTTCAAACAGAAGAAGAGCGGCAGGAGAAAAGAACACTCTGGATGAGAAGATTAAGCATGCGATGAGAAAATAACAGAAGGATAGCTACGAAGACAATGAAGGAGGATACGATTTTTCACCACTGAAAAGGGAGGTATTAGACGTAAAATTCTCTTCTCGTTTCAAATTACCAACGTTCAAACCCTTTGATGGAACAGGGAgacccaaaaattcaaaaacgatAATGATGCTTCAAGATGTTTCGGATCCGTTGTTGTGCATAGTATTCCCAGCCACACTCAAGGGATCGGCGCAGAAGTGGTACCTCGGACTGAAGTCCAATACCATCAGAACATTTGCGGAACTGGCGACGGAATTCAAAGGGCGTTTCCGCACAAACATCCCTCTGCAGAAGAACTCAAGTGATCTCCGGAAGTGCCGACAAGGAGAAAGCGAGACGTTGAAGAACTTCGTAGACAGGTTCAATAAAGAAGCCGTCCAGATAGAACACCTAAACCATGATACAGCCATAGAAGCTATGAAGATGGGAACAAGGTTTGAACGACTGAGAGACAAGATCCTAATGAAAAAGCCTTCCACTTTCCAAGAGTTATTGGCAATAGCGCATAAGTATGTAGAACTGGATGAAGCAAGAAGAACGCTGACAAAACAATACGAGGAAGACAAACCGGAGAGATACCGCAGTAGAGGAGGAGATGACAGAACGCAAAGATTTGGAAGAGGAAATAAGCCGTTTGACTTTACGCCTTTGAACAGAGCACCAATAGAGATATTCAGCTGGATGAAGAACAATAGAGTCATGTACAACGCACCCAGAAAGCTACACCCAGACAAAGAAAGAGACAAGAGCAAGTATTGTAGATTCCATGAAGGATATGGCCATGAGACAGATAGATGCTGGGACTTGAAACGGGAGATAGAACGGCTGATCCAGTCAGGAGTATTGAAGAAGTTCGTACACACGGAAGGAAATGCAGAAAAAAGGAAACCCGAGCATGTGGAAAAAGAAGAGGCAAATAAAAGATTCAAAGAACCCATGGGTGTGATCAACATGATAGAAGGGGGGAACCCTATTCAAAGtcacagaagaagaagattcgTAAGGGCGTATACTCGATAACTACTAGAGCATCCGTAGAGGAGCTACCACTAGTTACCTTAGGACCAGAAGATGGGAAGCATGTACAGGAACCGCAGAACGACGCGCTAGTAATCAAAGCATTGATTAACAATTTCAGAGTAATGAGGATCCTGGTGGACGAAGGAAGCGCAGTTAATCTCCTCACCTTGCAAGTCTTTATGGGGATAAGGGGATCGGTAACAGATCTCAGGCAGGTTTCCGTTCCTTTGGTAGGCTTAGGAGGAAAGCCTATTAGACCAGAAGGAATGGTAGAGCTGAAGATAATTTTGGGAGAAGCAGAAGAAGGGCCACTGAAGACCATGACATCAGTTTTCAACGTAGTGGATATTCCTTTGGCGTACAATGCCATTTTGGGAAGGCCTTTCCTGTACCAGTGTGGCGCGGTTACCAGCATCAGATGGCTGACACTTAAGATTCCTGACGAAGAAGGGATAGTAACCGTGAAAGGGAGCCAGCTAGATGCACGAGAATGCAATTTGATAACTGAAGAAAAAGGCAAAAGTTTGAACATTTAGGCATTCCCTGAAGATCCAGAAGAGGAAGAAGGAGATAGGAATGCCCCAGTGGGTAACATGGTAGAATTCCAGATCACCCAGAAGAAGGCAGTAATGATTGGAACATAAATACCAGAGGTTGTGGCGGTAGAGATCAAGAGCGTATTACAGAAGAATGGAGACACCTTTGCTGCAGATGCCTCAGAAGTTGTGGGAATAGACCTAGCGATAGCATCCCATAAACTGAGTGTTTATAAAGATGCCAAACCAGTAGTGCAGAAGAAGAGGCGGTTCGCAGAGGACCGAAGAAAGATCATAGAAGAAGAGGTAAGGAAGTTAGAGGCAGCCAAGTTCATAAGGGAGGTAATGTACCCGGAGTGGGTTGCTAACGTTGTCTTGGTGAAAAAAGCAAGTGGAGGATATCGTATGTGCGTAGATTTCACGGACTTAAACAAAGCATGCCCGAAGGACAGCTATCCGCTGCCGAATATTGATCAGCTAGTAGATTCAACAGCCTGTTACCAGCTGTATAGTCTCGCAGACGCAAAGCAGGGTTATCATCAGATACCAATGAACGAAGCAGATCGGGTGAAGACATCCTTCACTACTGACTTGGGAACATATTGTTACAACGTCATGCCATTTGGGCTTAAAAACGCAGGAGCAACTTACCAACGGCTGGTGAACTTCATGTTTAAAGACCAATTGGGAAGGAACATAGAGGTCTATGTGGACGATTTGATCATAAAAAGCAGTACACCTGAAGAGCACGCCAAGGACTTGGAAGAAACCGTTGCGGTATTGAACAAATTTAACATGAAGTTAAATCCGGAGAAGTGCGCGTTTGGCATTAAAGCCGGAAAGTTCTTGGGGTACTTAGTGAGTCAGAGAGGCACAAAGGCGAACCCAGAAAAGATTCAAGCCATCCTAGACATGGTGGCACCGCGAAGCATCAGAGTAGTCCAGAAATTGAACGGAAGGGTGACAGCGTTGGGACGATTTGTTTCTTCATCTGCAAAGAGATGTCTCCCCTTTTTCAAACAACTGCGCAACATGAAAAAATTCGAATGGAATGAGGAATGTCAGAAAGCGTTTGAGGAATTGAAGATCTTTTTGACCAGCCCGCCGTTACTCAGTCGGCCAAAGGCAGGAGAAGTTCTGTACTTGTACCTATCAGCAGGTAAAGAAACGATCGCGTTGGTACTAgtaagagaagaagaagaagagcagCTGCCATTTACTACTCCAGCAGAACGTTGAAA
This window contains:
- the LOC126687722 gene encoding uncharacterized protein LOC126687722, whose protein sequence is MMLQDVSDPLLCIVFPATLKGSAQKWYLGLKSNTIRTFAELATEFKGRFRTNIPLQKNSSDLRKCRQGESETLKNFVDRFNKEAVQIEHLNHDTAIEAMKMGTRFERLRDKILMKKPSTFQELLAIAHKYVELDEARRTLTKQYEEDKPERYRSRGGDDRTQRFGRGNKPFDFTPLNRAPIEIFSWMKNNRVMYNAPRKLHPDKERDKSKYCRFHEGYGHETDRCWDLKREIERLIQSGVLKKFVHTEGNAEKRKPEHVEKEEANKRFKEPMGVINMIEGGNPIQSHRRRRFVRAYTR